Below is a genomic region from Thiohalobacter sp..
GCGCCGGCGGCAAACCGGGCCGGCAGCGGGTGTCCGCATCCGAGGTCGAACGGCATCTGGGCAAACCGCTGTTCAGCCGCGAGAAGCCCTTCAGTGGCGTGGGCATCGTCACCGGCCTGGCCTGGACGCCCATGGGCGGCGCCACCCTCAACATCGAGGCGACGCTGGTGCACACCAAGAACCGGGGCTTCAAGCTGACCGGCCAGCTCGGCGACGTGATGCGGGAGTCGGCGGAAATCGCCTACAGCTATGTCGCCAGTCACCTCGAGGACTATCAGGGCGACCCGGCCTTCTTCGACGAGGCCTTCGTGCACCTGCATGTCCCCGAGGGCGCCACACCCAAGGACGGCCCCTCGGCGGGCATCACCATGGCCACCGCCCTGCTGTCACTGGCGCGCCGGCGGCGGGTACTGCGCAATCTGGCCATGACCGGGGAGCTGACACTGACCGGGCAGGTGCTGCCGGTGGGCGGCATCAAGGAGAAGGTGATCGCCGCACGCCGCTCGGGCGTGAAGACACTGATCCTGCCCGAGGCCAACCGCGGCGACTACGAGGAAGTGCCCGAGCACATTCGCAAGGGTCTGACGGTGCACTTCGCGAAGCACTATCGCGACGTCGCGGCTATCGCCTTCGACAAGAACTGATTCCGGTCGTCCGGCGACCTCTGCGTTACAGCCGCGCGGGCCGGTAGGATGGGTAAAGCGAAGCGTGCCCATCAATCGGCCCGCTTTACGCTCGTGTTGTGCCGCGGCCGGAACCCTGAAGGGCAATGGGCACGGTCCTGCGGGCCTTTGCCCGCCCTACGGCACTGCGTCACTGCTCGGCGTTACACCTTCATGGCCGGGATGACAGGGTCCCTCAGCCCTGCTGTTGCTGCTGTGCCTCGATGTCCTTGCGCACCTGATCCATGTCCAGCTCCTTCGCCTTGCCGATCAGTTCCTCGAAGGCATTGGCGGGCAGCATGCCGGGCTGGGCGAAGATGATGATGCGATCGCGGAAGATCATCAGGGTGGGGATGGAACGGATCTGGAAATGGGCCGCCAGCTCCTGTTCCTTTTCGGTGTTGATCTTTCCGAAGACGATGTCGGGGTGCTTCTCCGAGACCTCCTCGAAGATGGGCGCGAAGTTCTTGCAGGGTCCGCACCAGTCGGCCCAGAAATCGATGATCACGAAATCGTTGTTGGTGATGACGTCTTCAAAGTTTTCCTTGGTCAGTTCGACAGTGGCCACAAATCTTCTCCAGTCGGCCTGAAGGGCCTTGCATGAGAGGGTTGGGGAAACGTCGCCGGAGGGCGATGGCGAAGGGATTCAGCCCTTCTCGCCACCGTTGTCGGCGGCAGGCGGCTTTTCGGGC
It encodes:
- the trxA gene encoding thioredoxin, with the translated sequence MPSPSPSGDVSPTLSCKALQADWRRFVATVELTKENFEDVITNNDFVIIDFWADWCGPCKNFAPIFEEVSEKHPDIVFGKINTEKEQELAAHFQIRSIPTLMIFRDRIIIFAQPGMLPANAFEELIGKAKELDMDQVRKDIEAQQQQQG